A genomic window from Chitinophaga pollutisoli includes:
- a CDS encoding DUF885 family protein: MKHFFTCCLLTIAVTASAQRPDTDLYAQTSEVNNIMVQYDADRGSMQRFYAVRNSPERRQRLEKLQADYLQRLSALDWERLPVGTRADYVLFRRNLLQERQALAQEKKEFDDVKRYFPFADSLYAAEARRRRGLTPDARALAAAWNQAGKDLRSQLALLANDTSLAPQLAQRGAGIARGLQHAVKSTYDFYAGFDPQFSWWMPAPYRQLDSLLNSYAHTFQQIAKRNPSQQDDGSGIIGNPIGDAAIRDLLLHEMIPYAPDELIEIANREFAWCEKEMLKASRDMGFGDNWKGAMEKVKGTSVEPGSQPEAMLELYNQSVAFLKQHQLISLPPLAEETWRMNMLSPERQLVAPFFLGGEELLIAFPTNTMNHDDKMMSIRGNNPHYARAVVHHELLAGHGLQQFMNDRYKAYRHFDTPFWTEGWALYWERLLWDKGFPRSAEDRVGMLFWRMHRCARIIFSLSYHTHKWTPQQCIDFLVERVNHERANAEGEVRRSFTGGYGPLYQIAYMIGGLQFEALKKELVDSGKMNIRDFHDAIIRENAMPVEMVRAILMDRLPAKDFRTNWRFYPL, encoded by the coding sequence ATGAAACATTTCTTTACCTGCTGCCTGCTAACCATTGCGGTCACCGCCTCCGCGCAACGGCCTGATACCGATCTCTACGCACAAACCAGCGAAGTCAATAATATCATGGTGCAGTACGATGCCGACCGCGGTAGCATGCAACGCTTTTATGCCGTGCGCAATTCCCCGGAGCGTCGCCAGCGGCTCGAAAAGCTGCAGGCCGATTACCTGCAGCGGCTTTCCGCCCTCGACTGGGAACGCCTGCCCGTGGGCACGCGGGCGGATTATGTGCTCTTTCGCCGCAACCTGCTGCAGGAGCGGCAGGCGCTGGCACAGGAAAAGAAGGAATTCGATGACGTGAAGCGTTACTTCCCTTTCGCGGATTCGCTATATGCCGCCGAAGCCCGCAGGCGCAGGGGCCTCACGCCTGATGCGCGCGCCCTCGCCGCGGCGTGGAACCAGGCAGGGAAGGACCTCCGTTCCCAACTGGCCCTGCTTGCGAACGACACATCGCTTGCACCCCAACTCGCCCAACGCGGCGCCGGCATCGCCCGGGGCCTGCAGCATGCCGTCAAAAGCACTTACGATTTCTACGCGGGATTCGACCCGCAGTTTTCCTGGTGGATGCCCGCGCCCTACCGGCAGCTCGACTCGCTGCTGAACAGCTATGCCCACACTTTTCAGCAAATCGCAAAACGCAATCCCTCGCAGCAGGACGATGGCTCCGGCATCATCGGCAACCCGATCGGCGACGCCGCCATCCGTGATTTGCTGCTACACGAAATGATCCCGTATGCTCCCGACGAACTGATCGAAATCGCCAACCGCGAATTCGCCTGGTGCGAAAAGGAGATGCTGAAAGCCTCCCGCGACATGGGTTTCGGCGATAACTGGAAAGGCGCCATGGAAAAGGTGAAAGGCACTTCTGTGGAGCCGGGTTCCCAGCCGGAGGCCATGCTGGAGCTTTACAACCAATCCGTCGCTTTCCTGAAGCAACACCAGCTGATTTCGTTGCCGCCGCTGGCGGAGGAAACCTGGCGGATGAATATGCTGTCGCCCGAAAGGCAACTGGTAGCGCCGTTTTTCCTCGGCGGCGAAGAATTGCTGATCGCTTTTCCGACAAATACGATGAACCACGACGACAAGATGATGTCGATCCGGGGCAACAATCCCCATTACGCCCGCGCCGTGGTGCACCACGAGCTGCTGGCCGGGCATGGTTTGCAGCAATTCATGAACGACCGCTACAAGGCTTACCGCCATTTCGATACGCCGTTCTGGACGGAAGGCTGGGCGTTGTACTGGGAAAGATTGCTATGGGATAAAGGATTTCCCCGGTCGGCGGAAGACCGCGTGGGTATGCTGTTCTGGCGGATGCACCGGTGCGCCCGCATCATCTTTTCCCTCAGCTACCACACTCACAAATGGACGCCGCAGCAGTGCATCGATTTCCTGGTTGAGCGTGTTAATCATGAACGCGCCAATGCGGAAGGGGAAGTACGCCGCTCGTTTACCGGCGGGTACGGGCCGCTGTACCAGATCGCTTATATGATCGGCGGCCTGCAGTTTGAAGCGTTAAAGAAGGAATTGGTGGACAGCGGGAAAATGAATATCCGCGATTTCCACGACGCCATTATCCGGGAAAACGCGATGCCGGTGGAAATGGTACGCGCCATCCTCATGGACCGCTTGCCGGCAAAGGATTTCAGGACGAATTGGCGGTTTTACCCGCTTTAA
- a CDS encoding Gfo/Idh/MocA family oxidoreductase: MSSNRRNFLRHLAIGSGALMTGIPSFASTAAVPTDAELKRALDQSKKGQRFNMSGYAAPKIDKVRIGFIGQGMRGPGAVQRMSYIDGVEIVALCDLMPERATKSNAIVTKSGRPAAKEYSGENGWKEMIDKEKLDLVYITSPWDLHTPMALYAMEHGAHAASEVPIALTLEDCWKLVETSERTKKHCMMLENCCYDFFELLTLNMARQGLFGEVVHAEGAYIHDLRDLNFSKNGYQNMWRLRENIAHNGNLYPTHGLGPIAQCMNINRGDKMDYLVSMSSNDFMMGNMAKELAATDPFYNEFVGKNYRGQMSTTTIKTAKGKTLMLQHDVTSPRPYSRIHLVSGTKGVASKWPSPERIAFGHSWIKEEELKKLYDQYTPEIVQKIGEMAKQIGGHGGMDFMMDWRLIDCLRNGLALDQDVYDAASWSCIFPLSEKSLSKRSNSVDIPDFTRGSWKTNAPVELTLKGGGTTGVIGVEKKSDSKQLNVH; the protein is encoded by the coding sequence ATGAGTTCAAATCGGAGAAATTTTCTTCGCCACCTGGCGATCGGTTCCGGCGCACTGATGACCGGCATCCCGTCTTTCGCATCCACAGCAGCCGTTCCAACCGACGCGGAATTGAAACGCGCCCTGGATCAGTCCAAAAAAGGACAGCGCTTCAATATGAGCGGATATGCCGCTCCGAAGATCGATAAGGTGCGCATCGGCTTCATCGGCCAGGGTATGCGCGGCCCCGGCGCGGTACAGCGCATGTCATATATCGACGGCGTTGAAATCGTTGCCCTCTGCGATCTCATGCCCGAACGCGCCACAAAATCCAACGCTATCGTTACCAAATCCGGCCGCCCCGCGGCAAAGGAATATTCCGGCGAAAACGGCTGGAAGGAAATGATCGACAAGGAAAAGCTGGATCTCGTGTATATCACCTCACCCTGGGATCTCCACACGCCCATGGCCCTCTATGCCATGGAGCACGGCGCCCACGCCGCTTCCGAAGTGCCCATCGCATTAACGCTGGAAGACTGCTGGAAACTCGTGGAAACCTCCGAGCGTACCAAAAAGCATTGCATGATGCTGGAGAACTGCTGCTACGACTTCTTCGAGCTGCTGACCCTCAACATGGCGCGCCAGGGCCTCTTCGGTGAAGTAGTACACGCCGAAGGCGCGTACATCCACGACCTCCGCGATCTTAACTTCTCCAAAAATGGCTACCAGAACATGTGGCGCCTCCGCGAGAATATCGCCCACAACGGTAACCTCTACCCGACACACGGCCTCGGGCCCATCGCACAATGCATGAACATCAACCGCGGCGACAAAATGGATTACCTCGTATCCATGTCCAGCAACGATTTCATGATGGGCAACATGGCGAAGGAACTTGCCGCCACCGATCCGTTCTATAACGAATTCGTAGGCAAGAACTACCGCGGCCAGATGAGCACCACCACCATCAAAACCGCCAAAGGCAAAACCCTGATGCTGCAGCATGATGTGACTTCCCCGCGCCCTTACTCCCGCATCCACCTCGTGAGCGGCACCAAAGGCGTAGCCAGCAAATGGCCCAGCCCCGAGCGCATCGCTTTCGGCCACAGCTGGATCAAAGAAGAAGAACTGAAAAAACTCTACGACCAATACACGCCCGAGATCGTTCAAAAGATCGGAGAAATGGCCAAGCAGATCGGCGGCCACGGGGGTATGGACTTCATGATGGACTGGCGCCTGATCGATTGCCTCCGCAACGGGCTGGCCCTGGATCAGGACGTTTACGACGCCGCTTCGTGGAGCTGCATCTTCCCGCTGAGCGAGAAGTCGCTGTCCAAACGCTCCAACAGCGTGGATATCCCCGACTTCACCCGCGGTTCCTGGAAAACGAACGCACCGGTAGAACTGACGCTGAAGGGCGGTGGTACCACGGGTGTGATCGGCGTGGAAAAGAAGAGCGATTCCAAGCAACTGAACGTGCACTAA
- the pepE gene encoding dipeptidase PepE, with protein sequence MRKIILASTSTLFGQEYLAYLEPAIRELFAGIPEIVFIPYARPGGISHDEYTARAAVAFGNWGIRVKGLHTFKDPEVAIRHAAGYFTGGGNTFLLVKQLHGQKLMDLLAAEVEGGKPYLGTSAGSNIGGVNMQTTNDMPIVYPSSFQTMNLVPFNLNPHYLDPFPDSGHMGESRETRIREFHTQQHVPVVGLREGSWIEVKGTEIALRGPLSARIFKAGHEPYEMAPGGNLSLI encoded by the coding sequence ATGCGAAAGATCATTTTAGCCAGTACATCGACTTTGTTCGGACAGGAATACCTTGCTTACCTGGAGCCGGCCATCCGCGAATTGTTCGCCGGCATCCCGGAAATCGTATTTATCCCGTATGCCCGCCCCGGCGGCATTTCCCATGACGAATACACCGCCCGCGCCGCGGTGGCCTTTGGGAACTGGGGCATCAGGGTTAAAGGACTGCATACGTTCAAAGATCCTGAAGTGGCCATCCGCCATGCGGCGGGGTACTTTACCGGCGGCGGCAATACCTTTCTCCTCGTGAAGCAACTGCACGGGCAAAAGCTCATGGACCTGCTGGCCGCCGAAGTGGAAGGAGGGAAGCCTTACCTGGGCACGAGCGCCGGCAGCAATATCGGCGGCGTCAATATGCAAACCACCAATGATATGCCGATCGTGTACCCGTCCAGCTTCCAGACGATGAACCTGGTCCCCTTCAACCTCAATCCCCACTATCTCGACCCGTTCCCTGATTCCGGCCATATGGGCGAATCCCGGGAAACCCGCATCCGGGAGTTCCATACGCAGCAGCACGTTCCCGTGGTGGGCCTGCGCGAAGGCAGCTGGATAGAAGTGAAAGGTACGGAGATCGCCCTGCGCGGCCCCCTCAGCGCGAGGATCTTCAAAGCCGGCCACGAGCCTTACGAAATGGCGCCCGGCGGCAACCTGTCGCTCATCTGA
- the map gene encoding type I methionyl aminopeptidase, producing the protein MSITNEQEMQGMRAAGEAVALTLKAMREYARPGMSTGELDEFGNAVLASFGAKSAPKLTYGFPGWTCISVNNEIAHGIPSDKRIMTEGDLLNIDVSAELDGFWADNGGSFVLGQDIHGHQKLVDASREILRKAIDSIRDGVKIAEIGGLIEFEAKKRGYRVIENLTGHGVGRSLHEEPHSIANYYDKYNRARFRKNGVVAIETFISTRATWAYENGDGWTLQTKDGSFVAQHEHTLMVTDGVPVLFTSGNDIWN; encoded by the coding sequence ATGTCAATAACGAACGAACAGGAAATGCAAGGCATGCGGGCGGCCGGAGAAGCGGTGGCCCTCACCCTGAAAGCCATGCGGGAATATGCCCGCCCGGGTATGTCTACCGGTGAGCTGGACGAGTTCGGCAATGCCGTACTGGCCTCTTTCGGAGCGAAGAGCGCGCCGAAGCTCACTTATGGGTTCCCCGGCTGGACCTGCATCTCCGTCAACAACGAAATTGCCCATGGCATACCATCCGACAAACGCATCATGACAGAGGGCGACCTGCTGAACATAGACGTTTCCGCGGAACTGGACGGCTTTTGGGCGGACAACGGCGGTTCGTTCGTGCTCGGGCAAGACATTCACGGCCATCAGAAGCTGGTGGACGCTTCCCGGGAGATTCTCCGCAAAGCGATCGACAGCATCCGCGATGGCGTGAAGATCGCGGAGATCGGCGGGCTGATAGAATTCGAGGCGAAGAAAAGAGGATACCGCGTGATCGAAAACCTCACCGGCCACGGCGTGGGCCGCAGCCTGCATGAAGAGCCGCATTCCATCGCCAATTATTACGATAAGTACAACCGCGCGAGATTCCGCAAGAATGGTGTGGTAGCGATAGAAACATTTATTTCCACCCGGGCCACCTGGGCGTATGAGAATGGCGATGGCTGGACGTTGCAGACCAAAGACGGCAGCTTCGTGGCGCAACACGAGCATACTCTCATGGTTACCGACGGCGTTCCGGTGCTTTTTACTTCCGGTAATGACATCTGGAATTGA
- a CDS encoding polysaccharide lyase 6 family protein, which translates to MRKCYLWLLCLQILWTGASAIDRNVSDMTGLNSAIAAAQPGDRIILQNGTWNNAAITFSSSGTEAAPIQLRAQTPGGVTFTGNSTLNVTGAYLVVHGFKWTNGTVTGNVVTIRGSYNRITQCAIINFNSGSKWMVLDGLRARLDHCHFEVKNTVDPTLQIEVRDQTADYHIVEYNHFSRRPPLGVNGGETVRVGYSGQMDNISRTLFQYNLFRECDGENEIISNKSAENLYRYNTFRRSEGQFCFRHGDRNILYANWFLGEGKAKTGGVRVIGSQNYIINNFFYGLDAANSTGDAVIILQKGQTYASGEVRFNPQINGCVIAYNTIGEYTSGRAIDLNNGSRPLSPMGVVVANNIAVDANQSLVANNLTGSETWMGNIFSGTLGITNPGGITMANPQLESAGSWRIGAASPAIDAGVGGWGSLLNISGLPADVNVSLDIDGQTRSSSKDVGADERTSGAVVNHPLDSMDVGPAWLGGPPDPDAPPALANLALQKQ; encoded by the coding sequence ATGCGAAAATGTTACCTATGGCTGCTTTGCCTGCAAATCCTATGGACGGGCGCTTCGGCCATCGACCGCAACGTGTCTGATATGACGGGGCTCAACAGCGCCATCGCGGCCGCCCAGCCCGGCGACCGCATCATCCTGCAAAACGGCACCTGGAACAATGCCGCCATTACGTTCAGTTCCTCCGGCACCGAAGCCGCACCCATCCAGCTGCGCGCCCAAACACCCGGAGGCGTCACCTTCACCGGCAATTCCACCCTCAACGTCACCGGCGCGTATCTCGTGGTGCATGGCTTCAAATGGACCAACGGCACCGTTACCGGCAACGTGGTCACCATTCGCGGGAGTTACAACCGCATCACCCAGTGCGCCATCATCAACTTCAATTCCGGCTCCAAATGGATGGTGCTCGATGGCCTCCGCGCCCGCCTCGATCACTGCCATTTCGAAGTCAAAAACACCGTAGACCCCACGCTGCAGATAGAAGTGCGGGATCAGACGGCCGATTATCACATAGTGGAATACAACCACTTTTCCCGACGCCCGCCGTTGGGCGTTAATGGCGGCGAAACGGTGCGGGTAGGGTATTCCGGACAGATGGACAACATCTCGCGGACACTCTTCCAATACAACCTGTTCCGCGAATGCGACGGCGAAAACGAGATCATTTCCAACAAAAGCGCCGAAAACCTGTACCGCTACAATACTTTCCGGCGTTCGGAGGGGCAATTCTGCTTCCGCCACGGCGACCGCAACATCCTGTACGCCAATTGGTTCCTCGGCGAAGGAAAAGCGAAAACGGGCGGCGTCCGCGTGATCGGTTCGCAGAATTACATCATCAACAACTTCTTTTACGGCCTAGACGCGGCCAATTCCACCGGCGATGCCGTGATTATCCTGCAAAAAGGGCAGACTTACGCCTCGGGGGAAGTACGCTTCAACCCGCAGATCAACGGTTGCGTGATCGCTTACAATACCATCGGCGAATATACCAGCGGGCGCGCCATCGATCTCAACAACGGGTCGCGGCCTTTGTCGCCAATGGGCGTGGTGGTCGCCAATAATATCGCCGTGGATGCGAACCAGTCGCTGGTCGCCAATAACCTCACCGGTTCCGAAACCTGGATGGGCAACATCTTTTCCGGCACCCTCGGCATTACCAACCCCGGCGGCATTACGATGGCCAATCCGCAGTTGGAATCGGCCGGGAGCTGGCGGATCGGGGCTGCCAGTCCCGCCATCGATGCCGGTGTTGGCGGATGGGGCTCGCTGCTCAATATCTCCGGCCTGCCGGCAGACGTGAATGTTTCCCTGGACATCGACGGGCAAACGCGCAGCAGTTCGAAAGACGTTGGCGCGGATGAGCGCACTTCCGGAGCCGTAGTGAACCATCCACTCGATTCGATGGACGTAGGCCCGGCCTGGCTGGGCGGCCCTCCCGATCCGGATGCCCCTCCCGCCCTGGCGAATCTCGCACTCCAAAAACAGTAA
- a CDS encoding discoidin domain-containing protein codes for MAGRPSRSGCPSRPGESRTPKTVTASSAPQPENPAADAVDGDVNTRWSASVYPQWLEVDLGAVYDISKTEVVCLNDRAYQFTLQSKTTSGGSFTQIVNRSANTKGGSAASPITDNFGPVAARYVRITVTGAADYTGTWASIAELRVFGESTPLVLMARKLPEEKTAEAGLQVYPNPVTAGASTIRYTLPEAAQVQISVFNMNGQTQNILNARQDAGEHTLRWPQSPQPAGVYILRMKAGRMEKQVRLVVAR; via the coding sequence CTGGCTGGGCGGCCCTCCCGATCCGGATGCCCCTCCCGCCCTGGCGAATCTCGCACTCCAAAAACAGTAACGGCCAGCAGCGCGCCCCAGCCCGAGAATCCGGCAGCGGATGCGGTAGACGGGGATGTGAACACCCGCTGGTCAGCCAGTGTTTATCCGCAGTGGCTCGAAGTCGATCTTGGCGCCGTTTACGACATTTCAAAAACGGAAGTGGTGTGCCTGAACGACAGGGCCTACCAGTTCACCCTCCAATCCAAAACCACATCCGGCGGCAGTTTCACGCAGATCGTGAACCGTTCGGCCAATACCAAGGGTGGTTCCGCGGCATCGCCCATAACGGACAACTTCGGTCCGGTAGCGGCAAGGTATGTCCGCATCACGGTAACCGGCGCTGCGGATTATACCGGCACCTGGGCCAGTATCGCGGAATTGCGCGTGTTCGGAGAAAGTACGCCCCTCGTGCTGATGGCCCGGAAGCTGCCGGAGGAGAAAACTGCGGAGGCAGGGTTGCAAGTGTATCCGAATCCTGTAACCGCCGGCGCTTCCACGATAAGGTACACACTCCCGGAAGCGGCGCAGGTGCAGATTTCGGTATTTAACATGAACGGGCAAACGCAAAACATCCTCAACGCCCGGCAGGACGCGGGCGAGCATACCCTTCGCTGGCCGCAATCGCCCCAGCCCGCGGGCGTGTACATCCTCCGAATGAAAGCGGGAAGGATGGAAAAGCAGGTCAGGCTGGTAGTGGCGCGATAG
- a CDS encoding heparan-alpha-glucosaminide N-acetyltransferase domain-containing protein, translating to MTLTQRIASIDITRALTMTLMIFVNDLWTLHDIPGWLGHTQPQEDGMGLADTVFPAFLFIVGMSLPYAVANRIRKGDNTWALLRHALERGVALLVMGVVLVNGENLNESATGLSRGVWNVIACTSFILIWNQYPENWPNVRKYVLKALGIAGLLLLVYVCRGGDGSQGFSKHWWGILGLIGWSYLVASVAYILGQGKFAVLLGAWAVCMALNIAAHGGLIPGGHWLRAWLGPVGDGGLAALVLGGAITSMIFRRFSAGTRSVSVIGWLTLIAAGLVAAGILTRPYWGISKVMVTPSWVFICSGITIAVFALVYWIADLLGKADVFRVIRPAGTDTLLCYLLPYYAYALMGMLSIPMMFPLGGGAGLLKSLAFALIIVQITGWISRRGIRLKL from the coding sequence ATGACCCTCACGCAAAGAATCGCTTCTATCGATATCACGCGCGCACTCACGATGACGCTCATGATCTTCGTCAACGACCTCTGGACCCTCCATGACATTCCCGGCTGGCTGGGGCATACGCAGCCGCAGGAAGACGGGATGGGCCTGGCGGACACCGTTTTTCCCGCGTTCCTCTTCATCGTAGGCATGAGCCTGCCTTATGCCGTGGCCAACCGCATCCGGAAGGGAGATAATACCTGGGCGCTGCTGCGGCATGCGCTCGAGCGGGGGGTTGCGCTGCTTGTGATGGGCGTGGTGCTGGTGAACGGCGAAAACCTGAACGAAAGCGCCACGGGGCTTTCGCGCGGGGTGTGGAACGTGATCGCCTGCACGTCGTTTATCCTCATCTGGAATCAATACCCTGAAAACTGGCCGAATGTCAGGAAATATGTGCTCAAAGCGCTGGGCATCGCCGGGTTGCTGTTGCTGGTGTATGTATGCCGGGGCGGCGACGGCTCCCAGGGATTCTCCAAACACTGGTGGGGCATCCTGGGGCTGATCGGCTGGTCGTATCTCGTGGCTTCGGTGGCGTATATCCTCGGGCAGGGCAAATTTGCGGTGTTGCTGGGAGCCTGGGCGGTGTGCATGGCATTGAATATCGCGGCGCATGGGGGGCTTATTCCCGGCGGGCATTGGCTGCGCGCCTGGCTCGGCCCGGTGGGTGATGGCGGATTGGCGGCCCTGGTGCTGGGAGGCGCCATCACGTCCATGATTTTCCGGCGTTTCTCGGCCGGAACACGCTCCGTTTCCGTTATTGGATGGTTAACATTGATAGCAGCGGGGCTCGTGGCCGCGGGAATCCTTACACGGCCGTACTGGGGGATTTCGAAAGTGATGGTAACGCCCAGCTGGGTATTCATTTGCAGTGGCATTACGATCGCGGTGTTTGCGCTGGTGTACTGGATCGCCGATTTGCTGGGAAAGGCAGATGTATTCCGCGTTATCCGGCCGGCGGGCACCGACACGCTGCTGTGTTACCTCCTGCCGTATTACGCCTATGCGTTGATGGGAATGCTGTCGATCCCGATGATGTTCCCGCTGGGCGGCGGCGCCGGCTTGCTGAAATCGCTGGCCTTTGCACTGATTATCGTACAGATAACGGGATGGATCAGCAGAAGGGGAATCCGGTTGAAACTGTAA
- a CDS encoding aldose 1-epimerase family protein yields the protein MITIANEILAVQISPKGAELQGIQRKDNQLEYLWSGDAAFWGKKSPVLFPIVGGLKNNQYRFEGKTYELGRHGFARDREFELAEQTPNSATFVLTDDAETLQRYPFPFTLGIRYEVRDATLSVKYTVQNTGDRSMYFSVGAHPAFRVPLAEGTEYSDYHLYFNNTENAGLWPLSPEGQIQEEPVAFFDNTQELPLTKELFYKDALVFKHLASNSISVRSGKTPHGLELRFPGFPYMGIWAAKDANFVCIEPWCGIADAVNASGELREKEGIIELAPEGIFQREWSAIFF from the coding sequence ATGATAACCATAGCGAATGAAATACTGGCCGTGCAGATCAGTCCTAAAGGCGCTGAGCTGCAGGGCATCCAACGGAAAGATAACCAACTCGAATACCTCTGGAGCGGCGACGCCGCCTTTTGGGGAAAGAAGAGCCCGGTCCTGTTTCCCATCGTGGGCGGACTGAAAAACAACCAATACCGGTTTGAAGGGAAGACATATGAACTGGGGCGCCATGGCTTCGCGCGCGACAGGGAATTTGAGCTGGCGGAGCAAACGCCCAACTCGGCGACTTTCGTTTTGACGGATGACGCGGAAACCTTGCAGCGTTATCCGTTCCCGTTTACGCTGGGCATCCGGTATGAGGTGCGCGACGCTACGCTGTCGGTAAAGTACACGGTGCAGAACACGGGCGACCGTTCCATGTATTTTTCTGTCGGCGCGCATCCAGCTTTCAGGGTACCGCTGGCGGAGGGGACGGAATATTCCGATTACCATTTATATTTCAACAACACAGAAAACGCCGGTTTATGGCCCCTTTCGCCGGAAGGGCAAATTCAGGAAGAGCCCGTGGCGTTTTTCGACAATACGCAGGAGCTGCCGCTGACAAAGGAATTGTTTTATAAAGACGCCCTGGTTTTCAAGCACCTCGCCTCCAATTCCATTTCCGTTCGCAGCGGAAAAACGCCCCATGGGCTTGAGCTCCGCTTTCCGGGGTTCCCGTATATGGGGATCTGGGCGGCGAAGGATGCGAACTTCGTTTGCATTGAGCCCTGGTGCGGGATCGCGGACGCCGTGAACGCCAGCGGGGAATTGCGGGAGAAGGAAGGCATTATCGAACTGGCGCCCGAAGGAATCTTCCAGCGGGAGTGGTCCGCTATTTTTTTCTAA